GCCCGCTATCGGATGGACAAGGTCCCCAACCAGGACGTGATGGTCATCGAGACCCAGGGCGCGATCTCAGCCCGGGACAACTGGCGCGCCGGTACACGCGACGTCGGGGTTGCCTTCTTCGACAACCTGCTCTTGCGAGAGATCGAGAAGCAGGCAAACGGCGAAGAGCCGATTGCGGTCGTGCACGACCCCGACCACGTCGTCGACACGAATTTGCGAGCCGTCCACGTCGTGGGAGCGCGCTGATCCGCGCGGGCGCAGAAGGAGATGATGCGGACCGGGGAAATCAGCGGCCCGTTGACGGTCATGGGCAGTTTACTGATGGGCTGCGGCGGGTCCGCAGCGACCCAGACTGCGGCCGGCGCGTCTCCGTAGCAGGTCGCTTCTGGCAAGACGCTGGTCGTGGTCGGGCGGGCGGAGCCGCCGAGCCTCAGCCAGTGACCGTGTTCCCGTCGACCGCGACGAGGGTAGCTCGACCCTGGGCGCGGCTACGATCTCCTGTATAAAGCGGGATCATCCCGCCGACAAACCGATCGACGTGCGAGGAAGAGGTGGCAGCGTGAAACCCCAGATGCCGATTCATCCCGAGCTCGAAGGGAAAATTGTTGTCGTGACCGGGGGCGCCCGGGGGATGGGGCGCGCTTACGTCGAGGGTTTTCTGGAAGCGAAGGCGCGCGTAGTGGCGCTCGACAAGACTTGGGCGGGCGACGAGCCGTTCCGGGCCGAACTGGACAAGAACCAGAACGCCCTTGCCCTCGAGACGGACGTCACGCAGGACGCCGACGTCGACCGGGCGTACCAGTCGGTCCTCGATCGCTTCGGTACCACGGACGTGCTCATCAACAACGCCGCGCTCTTGCAAATGCGGCTTGTGAACGAGACCGGCCGGGTAACGACCCTCGAGACGACCGACGAGCACTGGCAGCAGAGCTTTGGCGTGAACGTCTTCGGCCTACTCAAGGTCACCCGGCGGTTCGTCAAGCCCATGATCGAGAAGCGGCGCGGCAGCATCATCAACATCGTGAGCAGCGGCATCCTGCATTTCTCGCACGGCGGCGCCTACACCGCTCTGCGCCCGAATTCACGAGAGATGCCGTACATGTCCGCCAAGGCCGCCGTCGCGACCATGAGCTTCTATCTGGCGGACGAGATCAAGGAGCACAACGTCGCCGTCAACATCCTCATCCCAGGCCACACCCGCGCATCCTGGTACGATGACACCGTTCGCGTTCGCATCGCCCGGGGCGCCCAGCCCGGGCCTCGACCGATGATGGCCTCCCACATCGTGCCCATCGCCATGTGGCTGGCGACCCAGGACGCGTCCGGGGTCACGGGCAAGATGTTCGACGTCATGACCTGGAACATCGAGCATGGGCTCGGTGGACCCGAGGTTTGGCAGGACATGGCGATGCCGCCGGATCTCGAGCAAGCCTTCGCTGCCCAGGCAGCGAGAGGCGCCCCTCGGCCCTAAGGGGATCCGCCTATCCCTGAAGGTCCCACAGGTAGGCGTTGCGGGTGAAGGTTCCATACATCTGGGCGGCTTCTTCGCCGCCGTCCTGGTCGTCGAGGGCAAGCACACCCTGGCGAACGCCCAGGTGCTCGGGTTGGAAGTAGAGCGGCATGAGCGGCAACAGCTCGGCCGCGACGAAGTCGGAGATGGCCCGCATCGACTCGATTTGACTAGCAGGCGTGAGGCTCGAGCGATAGCCGTCGACCAGCGCTCGCATGCGGGGATCGTCGTAGCCACCGCGGTTGCCCACCCACCCGGTCTCCGTCCCGGCGGCCGGCCCGAGCATCCTGCCCAGGATCGCATCGCCGCTCCCCTGGGCACTCAGATCCCAGCCCGGATAGCTGGCGCGGAACTCGTTGTTGCGCACCTGGGCCGCCGGGACCACGAGCTCGTCGACCTGCAAGCCAAACCGGCGCCAGCCATCCGCGACAGCGGCCACGTCACGCTCGAATCCTGGCGTCGTCCAGACGGCTGCGCGGAATGGGCGTCCATCCGACGTATGGCGGAAGGCGCCGTCAGCCCCCTGGGTCCAGCCCGCCGTCTGCAGGCTCGCTCTGGCCCGGGCCGGGTCGTACGCGTACCTGCGGAGCGAATCGCGGGTCGACTCGTAGTGGGGGTCCGTCGAGGGCAGGAGCGAGTACGCAGCCAGCTCGGAATGACCGTTCAACAATCCCTCGGCGAGCCCATCGCGGTCGAGCGCCTGATAGAGCCCGGCCCGAACGTTCACATCCATCGTTGTGGGTTCTATCTGGACGGACGGGCGCATCTGCGGAGCCAGGAACCAAGTGATCCCGGGTTTGACATAGACCGTCCCAGCGCCTGTGCTCTCCCACCGCTCCTTGAGCTCGAATCCCTGCGACACGCTGAGCGCCAGGTCTGGGAAGAGATCCACGGCGCCGGCCAGCAAACCCGTGTAAAGGGT
The nucleotide sequence above comes from Chloroflexota bacterium. Encoded proteins:
- a CDS encoding SDR family oxidoreductase, encoding MKPQMPIHPELEGKIVVVTGGARGMGRAYVEGFLEAKARVVALDKTWAGDEPFRAELDKNQNALALETDVTQDADVDRAYQSVLDRFGTTDVLINNAALLQMRLVNETGRVTTLETTDEHWQQSFGVNVFGLLKVTRRFVKPMIEKRRGSIINIVSSGILHFSHGGAYTALRPNSREMPYMSAKAAVATMSFYLADEIKEHNVAVNILIPGHTRASWYDDTVRVRIARGAQPGPRPMMASHIVPIAMWLATQDASGVTGKMFDVMTWNIEHGLGGPEVWQDMAMPPDLEQAFAAQAARGAPRP
- a CDS encoding ABC transporter substrate-binding protein, which codes for QQAQRQSQAPSAPKTLTIGVTSPVTAMAIFGNQTTAGGWLSTTEVHSDGLITSDVHTRTPIGRLAERVPSLDDGSIALLPDGRMRVTYTLRRGVTWQDQRPFTAQDLAFSYQLISDKGLPSPSQRDHIDRIESVEAPDDNTFVLNFKGPYYQGAALGVRSFWPLPEHILGPAYEKFQQDKDPAEVMNHPYWTTEYVHLGPFRLTSFDPQAVSFEAYSGYFLGRPKVDHVRIQLYTDTNTLYTGLLAGAVDLFPDLALSVSQGFELKERWESTGAGTVYVKPGITWFLAPQMRPSVQIEPTTMDVNVRAGLYQALDRDGLAEGLLNGHSELAAYSLLPSTDPHYESTRDSLRRYAYDPARARASLQTAGWTQGADGAFRHTSDGRPFRAAVWTTPGFERDVAAVADGWRRFGLQVDELVVPAAQVRNNEFRASYPGWDLSAQGSGDAILGRMLGPAAGTETGWVGNRGGYDDPRMRALVDGYRSSLTPASQIESMRAISDFVAAELLPLMPLYFQPEHLGVRQGVLALDDQDGGEEAAQMYGTFTRNAYLWDLQG